In Halopelagius longus, a genomic segment contains:
- a CDS encoding NADP-dependent oxidoreductase, which produces MRDSNREWYFAERPEGEPDLDCFELRESDRPEPRHGELLVRVRYLSVDPYMRGRMRDTESYAEPWEVGDPMKGGVVGEVVESGSDRYEEGDFVTGEGTWADYTVLDAADVAPVDPDVAGLPAYLGVLGMPGRTAYFGLLDVGEPKPDDTVVVSGAAGAVGSVVGQIAKLSGCRVVGFAGSDEKTDWLTEDLGFDAAINYKTTDDYAAALDDAAPEGVDVYFDNVGGPITDAVFTKLNLDARVAVCGQIAHYNEEGVPTGPRKLPMLIAPRAKVQGLLVGDYATRFGEASEQLGKWVASGELKHRETIVEGLENAPDAFLGLFSGDNIGKQVVQVSE; this is translated from the coding sequence ATGCGAGACTCGAACCGCGAGTGGTACTTCGCAGAGCGACCCGAGGGCGAACCGGATCTGGACTGCTTCGAGCTGCGCGAGAGCGACAGACCGGAGCCGAGGCACGGCGAACTCCTCGTCCGCGTTCGGTACCTCTCGGTGGACCCCTACATGCGAGGCCGGATGCGAGACACCGAGTCGTACGCGGAACCGTGGGAGGTCGGCGACCCGATGAAAGGCGGCGTCGTCGGCGAAGTCGTCGAGAGCGGGAGCGACCGGTACGAGGAGGGCGACTTCGTCACCGGCGAGGGGACGTGGGCCGACTACACCGTTCTCGACGCCGCCGACGTCGCGCCCGTGGACCCGGACGTCGCCGGACTGCCGGCGTACCTCGGAGTGCTCGGGATGCCCGGGCGGACGGCGTACTTCGGACTGCTCGACGTCGGCGAACCGAAGCCAGACGATACGGTCGTCGTCTCCGGCGCGGCGGGCGCGGTCGGGTCGGTCGTCGGACAGATAGCGAAACTGAGCGGCTGTCGCGTCGTCGGGTTCGCCGGGTCCGACGAGAAGACCGACTGGCTCACCGAGGACCTCGGCTTCGACGCGGCGATAAACTACAAGACGACGGACGACTACGCCGCCGCCTTAGACGACGCCGCGCCCGAGGGCGTGGACGTCTACTTCGACAACGTCGGCGGACCGATTACGGACGCGGTGTTCACGAAGCTGAATCTGGACGCGCGCGTCGCGGTCTGCGGACAGATCGCCCACTACAACGAGGAGGGCGTCCCGACGGGTCCGCGGAAACTCCCGATGCTCATAGCGCCGCGGGCGAAAGTGCAGGGCCTCCTCGTCGGCGACTACGCGACGCGGTTCGGCGAGGCGAGCGAGCAACTCGGAAAGTGGGTGGCGTCCGGCGAACTGAAACACCGCGAGACTATCGTCGAAGGGTTGGAGAACGCCCCCGACGCGTTCCTCGGACTGTTCTCCGGGGACAACATCGGGAAACAGGTCGTGCAGGTCTCCGAGTAA
- a CDS encoding pentapeptide repeat-containing protein yields MSRNESLPTPKSSSNCRYRFDPSTRTDARLQATWECPHEAHPESEYCVFHMSRDERAAHDVTADDILEDLRENLESPDTRVNEYVGADLPHLSLTYQDVNGSTNHVLNFQHADIEGIDLTHGRLDQGLILREATVGRLKFEDAVVTGVVEADDLTVREGVTTAEATFQQDVRFDGAVFHGDVNCDETTFRSDTSFAEATFHGQVHFRNAETSGSSHVLDDHVSFADATFRDDASFRQATFDYVTFEGAQFTAGSDFEHAVFGGDARFDAATFQQVADFDEARFDDDVSFEDARFMRLAEFRGVEFNGGSRTTSDDVTFEGAVFEEEADYKLARFRYADFKDATFKGPLNFDRATFTARADCHRLDVSGELELTGAAFDGETVFDGSRFGDAVVAVEAEFDGDVTFDDVAFDARTRFDEARFNEDASFREATFYGPAEFRGAVFEGKTRHLEENASFKEATFRDDAVFESANFTNVSFWDATFHERCNFRRAVFHETAKFRLLGGERDTYIDLTDATINGGTIAQVTGDATPYDFTRATLGNLQLEGEGNEHELLDHFRFCLTDFDHFDFSNHHAYLERNDWTIHDFVGNEATGQFAVEMTDEIIEETYRKAQDSADAVGDTPASREFEFKRYYYNRRKNLDILLNEYSLNVWARGKKAASVVLNLIMQVTCGYGNRLPRIAALTFLSPMLFGLVYALGGPFLTQAGSVFAPGLVDKSAAQVLFDTVYYSYISFSTVGYGDINPLGGGAKLLAASQGMLNGLLFTLLTFTLFKRVLGGN; encoded by the coding sequence ATGTCGAGAAACGAATCCCTCCCCACGCCGAAGTCGTCGTCGAACTGCCGGTACCGCTTCGACCCCTCCACGCGGACGGACGCCCGACTCCAAGCGACGTGGGAGTGCCCGCACGAAGCCCACCCCGAGAGCGAGTACTGCGTCTTCCACATGAGTCGAGACGAACGCGCCGCACACGACGTGACGGCTGACGACATCCTCGAGGACCTCCGGGAGAACCTCGAATCTCCGGACACGCGGGTCAACGAGTACGTCGGTGCGGACCTGCCGCACCTCTCGCTCACCTATCAGGACGTCAACGGCTCGACGAACCACGTCCTCAACTTCCAGCACGCGGACATCGAGGGCATCGACCTCACGCACGGCCGCCTCGACCAAGGGCTCATCCTCCGGGAGGCGACCGTCGGCCGCCTCAAGTTCGAGGACGCCGTCGTCACGGGCGTCGTGGAGGCGGACGACCTGACGGTGCGGGAGGGGGTCACGACGGCGGAGGCGACGTTCCAACAGGACGTCCGATTCGACGGCGCGGTGTTCCACGGCGACGTGAACTGCGACGAGACGACGTTCCGAAGCGATACGAGCTTCGCCGAGGCGACGTTCCACGGTCAGGTCCACTTCCGGAACGCGGAAACGAGCGGTAGCAGTCACGTCCTCGACGACCACGTCTCCTTCGCCGACGCGACGTTCCGCGACGACGCCAGTTTCCGGCAGGCGACGTTCGACTACGTCACCTTCGAGGGGGCGCAGTTCACCGCTGGTTCCGACTTCGAACACGCGGTGTTCGGCGGCGACGCGCGGTTCGACGCCGCCACGTTCCAACAGGTCGCCGACTTCGACGAGGCCCGGTTCGACGACGACGTGAGCTTCGAGGACGCGCGGTTCATGCGACTGGCCGAGTTCCGCGGCGTCGAGTTCAACGGCGGCAGTCGGACGACGAGCGACGACGTGACGTTCGAGGGGGCGGTGTTCGAGGAGGAAGCCGACTACAAGTTGGCCCGCTTCCGGTACGCCGACTTCAAGGACGCGACGTTCAAAGGGCCGCTCAACTTCGACCGCGCGACGTTCACCGCGCGCGCGGACTGTCACCGTCTGGACGTCTCCGGCGAGCTCGAACTCACCGGCGCGGCGTTCGACGGGGAAACCGTCTTCGACGGGAGCCGGTTCGGCGACGCCGTCGTCGCCGTCGAGGCCGAGTTCGACGGCGACGTGACGTTCGACGACGTCGCGTTCGACGCCCGGACGCGCTTCGACGAAGCGCGGTTCAACGAGGACGCGAGCTTCCGCGAGGCGACGTTCTACGGCCCGGCGGAGTTCCGCGGGGCGGTGTTCGAGGGGAAGACGCGACACTTAGAGGAGAACGCGTCGTTCAAGGAGGCGACGTTCCGCGATGACGCCGTGTTCGAGTCGGCCAACTTCACGAACGTCTCGTTTTGGGACGCCACGTTCCACGAGCGCTGTAACTTCCGACGCGCGGTGTTCCACGAGACGGCGAAGTTCCGCCTGCTCGGCGGCGAACGCGATACGTACATCGACCTCACCGACGCGACGATAAACGGCGGCACGATAGCGCAAGTCACCGGCGACGCCACGCCGTACGACTTCACGCGGGCGACGCTCGGCAACCTCCAACTGGAAGGCGAGGGCAACGAGCACGAACTGCTCGACCACTTCCGGTTCTGTCTCACCGACTTCGACCACTTCGACTTCAGCAACCACCACGCGTACCTCGAACGCAACGACTGGACGATTCACGACTTCGTCGGCAACGAGGCCACCGGACAGTTCGCCGTCGAGATGACCGACGAAATCATCGAGGAGACGTACCGGAAGGCGCAGGACAGCGCCGACGCCGTCGGCGACACGCCCGCAAGCAGGGAGTTCGAGTTCAAACGCTACTACTACAACCGGCGGAAGAACCTCGACATCCTCCTCAACGAGTACTCGCTGAACGTCTGGGCGCGCGGGAAGAAGGCGGCCAGCGTCGTCCTCAACCTCATCATGCAGGTGACCTGCGGGTACGGCAACCGGCTCCCCCGAATCGCCGCGCTCACCTTCCTCTCGCCGATGCTGTTCGGTCTGGTGTACGCCCTCGGCGGCCCGTTCCTGACGCAGGCCGGAAGCGTGTTCGCGCCCGGCCTCGTCGACAAGTCGGCGGCACAGGTCCTCTTCGACACCGTCTACTACAGTTACATCAGCTTCAGTACGGTCGGGTACGGCGACATCAATCCGCTCGGCGGCGGGGCCAAACTGCTGGCGGCGAGCCAAGGGATGTTGAACGGCCTGCTCTTTACCCTCCTCACCTTCACGCTGTTCAAACGGGTGCTGGGCGGAAACTGA